The Phaseolus vulgaris cultivar G19833 chromosome 10, P. vulgaris v2.0, whole genome shotgun sequence DNA window TGGTTGTATTGATTATGAGAGCATAAAGACTATTAATGTGGTAACCTACAAGATGTATCAAGAAGTTTGCTATGCAATGGGGCTATTGACAGATGATAAAGAATTTATTGATCCAATTACAGAATGTGGCTACCCTACTTCTGCAAATCAACTAAGAAGATTGTTTGTTACACTCTTAATCATGAATACAATGTCTAAGCCTGATGAAGTCTGGAAATGTACTTAGAAGTTATTATCAGATGATATTCTATataaaaagagtaaaaagtTCAACCTACCAggtataaactaattttttattccaAACTTAATCTATAATTAAAATGTTATATAATGTAAGTCTGCATTTTTGGGTCTTTGTATTGAGAATTctaaattacaaaatatttgtCTACTACAAGTAGAAgaattattagttttaaatgATAAGTCTTTGAAAGACTTCAGTTGTCTACCTCAACCTATTCGTTCAAATTCCACATGTTTATTCGATAATAGTTCAATTCATCAATAATAATGTTTAATGCATGGAGAGGAAATTACTTATTTAAGTTCAAACGCACCTTGTAACGTTCGCATCTATCTCATGCACTTAGAAAGTAACTTTGGGAAGTCCAGTTGCATTTCacatcatttaattattttaaaatacctcattaatttttttattactttttaaaaaattaatgatattagACTCAATtacacataaattattttttagtaaatctCACACATAATTTATAGCATTAACAATTAAatgtattgattaaattaacCAAGTCATTATTAAATAAACGAGTTGACAGCTATTGATTTAATAAATTAGAATAACGTCAATAAATACTTGTGggcagaaaataaaaaataatatttttttataaataaaactaatttacatatataagTAATACGCTAATTTATTCAAACAATTTCtttcataataattttaaaattaaatttgtataaattaaatcaatttataCAAGAAATTTATTGTTAATGAGCTCAAAtttaagagaaaatatttttattcaaagtATTGTTTTTATATCGTTCTTCcgtcacaattttatttttaaaattttgaaaatgaaagagtatattattttttactatgaCTCATGAATTATGAAAGACTATAATAGAAACACTtgtcaaaattaatttaaaattctaaatcaattattttttcaaaaaagttATCAATAAATTATATAGAAGTCTATCCTTTTGTAAGTGTTGCTTAAATATTGGAAAGTATATATGTATAATTATGCAAACtatctaaattttttataagaagaagaaagatgggAGCTTCTTACAAGGAATCTTGTCTCTTTTTCTAATTTCACACACTATGAAGTCAAAATGGAAAGCGCTTTAGGTGAAAGTGATTAGCTAATAATGAAGGCACGGTTGAAACCGGTAGCCAACTTGGCAGTCACCAAACAGGGCAGAGTGGATAATTAAAAAAGGCAGAGGGTAGAATGGTAGTTTCACCGGTACTGCTGGGACTGCTACAAAATGAGTTCTGTCCGTCTGAGGCTGTCACTGTCACCCTTCGGCGCCTCCAATAGTTTTCTGTCATTTTTCTCAATTCCCGTTTTGCCCTTAACGTTTCCATTATTTCCACCCTATTAGAAAAATCGATATTGGTTGGTCACCCTGGTTGGGGTTGGGGCTGGAGGTGGTATCCAAAGAGGAAGAACAACTGAGAATAATCTTTGGATGCTTTCTCTTTCTCACAGTATCTACCTCATGACCtccctttctattttttttccttctgaCTCCTGAGACTGAACACTCTTTTTAATGCAgaaaagtttttctttttttcactgAACCCGTTTTGATAAGGGTCTGTGATTGATTTTTTCTACAGCCTTTCTGGTCTGCAATCTCTGATCTTAGTGAAAACCCAGTTGCTGGGTTATTGGTCTCAGCTTCTCTGGTTGCTACTTTTGACTAAGCTATGAACGCTTCAACAAGGTTGGATTCAGCTGTGTTTCAGCTCACACCCACTAGAACAAGGTAATGGATAATACTTTTATGTCTTTTAGTAATCTATGTGAAAGCTCATTGAGAACATTCATAGCCTGACTTGTGTTGTTGGTTTGTTTGATTCTTCTATAAATCAGGTTTGACTTGGTTATAACTGCGAATGGAAAGAAGGAGAAGATTGCCTCAGGCTTGCTCAATCCATTTCTTTCCCACTTGAAGGCTGCTCAGAATCAGATGGAGAAGGGTGGTTATTCAATTGTGCTTGAGCCACCTGAGGGTAACAGTGATACCTCTTGGTTTACCAAGGGGACTGTTGAAAGGTTTGAGTTTTTAGTTTTTTGGTTTATCGTTGGGTTCAGAAGAGATTGAAAGTTGAATCCTTTTAAACATGTTTCTTAGAGATTATCATTGGTATTAGTGTATTGTATCCAGTGCTCAAAATGGTTCCATACTGCCATTTTGAAAGTCAATTCATTGTTCTAGTCGTTGTAATATTAAGACCAAAATTATTCCATGTTAGTCATGGATCGAGTCAGGGACCcattattattcttattgttTCCTTTTATTTAACGAATAAAATCTGCGTGATAATTTTatgctaatattttttttttattttttttttagattctACAAATTAGGACTTGTAAAAAATCGTCAGTAAAAACTGTGATTGAAGATGTATTATATattgaaagagaaaacaattaaAGAAGGAAAGCAGCCAGAAATTATTGACATTGTATATATCTTTTGTTTTACTCTTTCCAAATCAAAGGAAAGTGCTAAGGAAATGGTAGTGAAACCATATTTTGAAGTTAGACATATATATTATAACCTGTTTCTGTAAGGTTAGAGACCTAAAGTTATCCTGCTAGACTAATTTTCTATGCCTCTGTAGGTTTGTTCGTTTTGTGAGCACTCCCGAGATATTGGAACGTGTGCATACTGCAGAATCAGAAATCTTACAAATTGAAGAGGCTATTGTTATTCAAGGAAATAATTCTTTGGGAATTAGCACTGTATGTAAATATCTAGCATACTCTATTTGATTCTCTTATTGCACTTAAAAGTCTGTTTCAATAGTTGAGTATTTGTGCAGGTGGAAGAAAATCAAATGAAACATGTTGAAAGCACTGAAGGTACTTCTGAACAAATACAACTAACTTGTATTGAACAAATATAGGTGTATTTAAAGCTCTGCTATGTTTTTATGATTGATTATAGCTAATCAAACTTGCTAATTTGCATAGGCAGGAAGACTCAGCAGGACAATAATGAGGAGAAAGCAATTGTACTTTACAAGGTTAGTATATCTTTAATAATTAATACCTATTCTTTCATACATTTTATTATCTTCTTATTAGTCCGCATGATTATGTGCCAGCCTGATGCACAGCCTCCTCAAGCTAAGGGGACCACCACCTCATCGGAAGTAAACTCGAAGTAAATTCTTTCTGTCCTACACTTTTCACCATTTTCTATGACCATGTCTCAGTAGAAGAATGTAttgtttatgttatttatgATTAAATCATGTTTGAAAGTCTACCAGTTAATGTTCTGCCTGGAATACATATGAAGCGAGTAGAGAAAATATGTAACAACATGGATGGCTGCCACTGGAGTTACttcaaaaaaatcaattaagatCTGATAACGTTACTTTTAGTTTGAGCATCCCTGTTATGAGTAAGACAGAAACTTTTTTTATTGGTGAATCTTATATAAGCCTGACCATGAGTTTATAGTTGATATCCCTTGAGGAATATTGGTTATCTTAGAGTATTGAAAGCAGCATGCTGGAAGCAgtgcattttatattttttgtttatgattATCGAATAGGTATACAAAAGGAGGGGGTTTTTTAGTGCATCTATTATAGCTTAAGCTTTTGGAACAACTGTTTCTGCATTGTTACAAGTTTTTAGCCAAACCTCTGTTGGATTGAGAtgtgtatatataaatatgataCATAAGTTTATCTGTGTATTTTCTTTGCACTATGTGAAAAATATTGTTAACTCATTCACTTCTCATGTATTAGAGTTCATCTTCTGAAAGTCCTAGAATTGCGTAAGTCAGCACTGCAGAAAGAGCAAGGCATGGCATTTGCTCGTGCTGTTGCTGCTGGTTTTGATGTGGACTATATCCCACCTTTGATGTCATTTGCTGAATGCTTTGGAGCATCTCGCATGAAGTaagaaaacttatttttttcgTAGACCAGTGACCTTACATATTTGTTGGTGAAGTGTTGGGTTCTTCATTCATTGATCTGTAATGTAACTTTTGTTACATGTCAGGGATGCATGCACAAAATTCATTGATCTTTGGAGAAGAAAACATGAAACTGGACAAtggcttgaaattgaagctgcTGAAACAATGTCCAATCGGTCAGACTTCTCTGCATTAAATGTTTCTGGCATTATACCTCCCAATATGGTCTCTGCATCCCATACTGAATTGGACTCTGAGAGTAATGGGAAAGCAAGTTCAGGTACAATTTCCTGCATATAGTGAACTTGTGAATTGTTCATGGCTTGATGTATTTACATTTGTAAAACTCGTTACTCTTTTTAAATGCCCATACACACAGACATACACGTGCTCTTAACAGCTTACTCTTCCTTCTTATCTTTTAATGTAATAAACTTACACTTCAAAGAATACAGAGGGCTGTCCTCTGAAATTGGTCTACCTGAATGGCTAATTTTGATAAGCCTTCTATCTGGTTTTGCCTTCCCtgtctgttttttttatcatgttttCTGATGTGGAAAAGTACGGGCCTTGGACCATATAACATGGCACAACTTGGCTTTTCCTACTACTAATTAATAGCCCTTAAGTCACACTCCAAAAGAACTCGTAATAGCCCCAGTTATGGATTGTGGACAAGTAATGCCTTGGACTATTAGAATCAGTCTCAAAATCAAATCTAAACCAAACTTACGAGATGTATTGCACATTAAGCATATATTGATCTGCTGCCTGTCCAGTTACTAGTCAAGCTACTTGTTCAAATTGTTAAGACATGATATCTGACTTATAATTCTCATTTTTTATAAGATAAAGGTTTGATTCCCGAATTGAGAATTTTTAAATGGTGATCCACCATCTATGTCTTGCCTTTTTCTTAATTAGAAATATACCTGAAGATTCTTGTTTACACATTTCCAGATGTGCCTCCAATGGACCGCCAACCATCTATAGGAAACCAAGATTATATTCAAGGTCAATTTCCACACATGTTCTCTCCTTGGCCTATTCATTCTCCTCCAGGTGCTCTACCAGTCTTTCAGCCATGTCCAGTGCAAGGCATACCCTACTATCAAGCATATCCAGGAAACAGTCCATTTGTGCAGCCAAATTATTCTCCCATGGAGGACCCCAGACTAATTGCTGGTCAAAATAACGGGCGCAGAAGGCATTCAATGGATAGCCGACACAGCAATACTGAATCAGAAATTATGGATGAAGTGGACCTAGAGAGGGATGGTGCACATACAGGAGGTCAACGAAAGAAGGATAGGCGATCAGGGCAGAAATCTGGCATGGTGGTGATTCGGAACATCAATTACATTACAAAGGCAGAAAATTCCTCTGACAGTGGATCACATTCAGATTCTGCCTCAGAAACCAATGAAGATAAGGAATCTGTGAAGACCTCAAAGAGAAGGGAGTCCAGAAAAGAATCTTTGAAGAAATTGGATTCTTCTGATAGGGAAAACACAGAGCATGGGAAGGATGCAGATGGAGGCCACTGGCAAGCTTTCGAAAACTGTTTACTAAGAgatgttgatgatgatgataggcATGCCATTGACCCAGACCAATTTGATTTGATAAAGGTGAATGACATAAGAAAAAGACACATCGATGTCAATGATCCTTTAGTTTTTACTGAGCGGGAAATGCATGAAGGTCAAGGAAGTTCTTCTTTAGATATGCATAGCATTAGCAAAGGATTGACTCACATGCCCAAGAAATCCAATAATGATTTATTGTTATCTGCAAGAACAGGACAGTCTGGTGATGGTTGGTCTGGAGATGATGTACAATCTTTAGAAGTAAATGGGAAAAGGAGTGGTTACAAAAGGGCTGTCGGTGGTGATTTTATCACTTTCAAACAAGAAAGTGAACTCAGCAGTGCTTACCCTTCCTCGGATATGGAAACTCCACTGGGTTATTCAAGCAATAAACTAGAAAGGAAGTTGTTTCATGATAATGATGATTCTTACATATTGGAACATAGATCGATCGAAGTCAATGATGTAGGAAATGTTGAGAGAAAGGCTATTGACATGGATTCTGAGATCCCAATTGTGcggaaaaatgaagagaagtCTTCTGATGAGATAAACCATATTAGTTACGAGCCGCATGAATTAAGTATGCTGCCTGAACGAGGAGCTGAAAGGGGATCAATGAGTTATGACCCTGCTTTTGACTATGAAATGCAGGCCCAGGCTGGTAGTATTTTACAAAATAAGAACAAAGAGGTAGTGACCGACACCAAACCAGGATCTAGGAAGATGGATAAGGAGCCCAAATCAAAAGTTACCCCAAACAATGCTGATAAAAGAAAGACTGGTGGACCAATAAGGAGAGGGAAGACATCTAAACTTAGTCCTTTGGACGAAGCACGAGCACGTGCTGAGAGCTTACGGAACTACAAAGCTGATCtccagaaaatgaagaaagagaAGGTACTCACTTCTATCTTATAATTCCCAGCCTTTCCACCTTTTTGTTTCTATTCGTACAATTAACTTTAAATggatgtaaaaaaattaatcaagaCAGCAACATTATATACGGGCCATTAATCTGAGGGACATATCTAGAGAGACTGAGAGCATAAGAGGTGATAAGGGTAAATCTTACTTACACTAGTGAACATGAATGTTAAGATTGTTTTAATGAAACTCAACCATCTTTTTTAAATGTATGATTGAGTTTTACTCCTCTCATGCTCTCATTTCTAACCTAATATGCCTTCTGTTCATCTGTTATTCAACATtgattaatttatttcttttatatataataattaggATCAGGAAGAGATAAAACGCCTAGAAGCCTTAAAGATGGAGAGGCAAAAGAGGATTGCTGCCAAGAGTAGCTCGACCAATACACGGTCGCCATCACAGCTATCCAAGAAGCAACTTCCAACAAAACTTTCACCAAGCTCTCATAAAGGATCTAAATTTAGTGATTCAGAGCCAGGAGCATCCTCACCCCTTCAAAGATTCCCCATCAGAGCTGCATCTGTTGGATCTAATGATTCTTTGAAAGTCTCAAAAACCAGCAGATTGATTTCTAGAAGTCACTTGGATAATAACAAATTAAGCCGATCTGTGTCTTCTTTGCCTGAATCTAAGCTAGAGAAAAATGATAGTACAACTGATACTAAGGCATCAATGGAAAGGATTAGAAGATTGTCAGAACCAAAAGTGAGTACCATTCGTCAGACTTCCTCAGCTAAACAAATTGGCACTGGAACAATATCAAAGGCTAAAGCAGCTGATGGACCCGAGAGCAAAAAGATATCTGCTATTGTGAGTTACGATAAAAGCAAGACAGCAGCCCTTCCAGAACTGAAAATCAGAACAGCCAAAGCTAGTGACATTCCTCAGAACAGAACATCAGTCAAAGACAAGGCACATAAGTTGAATGATAGCAAGTCTTCTATGACTTCCCAAGGTACCATCTCAAAGAAAAGAGAAATTGGTACTTCATCCAATGGTGATCGAGATGACAATCCTGTAGTTGAAAAGACTGTTGTGATGCTCGAGTGTGAAAGACCTTATGCCCCTCCTATTCATAATGCAGAAGAAAATTTGGAGATACCAGAGAAACAATATGATAATGATGAAGTAACTGAAAAAGCAGAGACAGCATCTAATTATGCTGCTATTCGGGCTCTTGTTTCACCATTAAGCATGGATATAGTAGATAAAGAAACCTTAGAGAACCAATCACACCTGCAATCCATATCTACTGAGGTATGTATTCATAAGTTATAGTAGCTTTGGAAATGGTTTAACTGTCTTGGTTAGTTCACACACTTGTAGAGtgcattcaattttttttggatGAGAATTGTTCTGCTGCTGACAGCACATCCTCTTTCAAATTAATTACAGTAAATATGGCTATTGCAATAATCTCTTACTGCCATCTATATTCCTCCAATGTTATTATGAGACTTGAAAACTGCACCTTGTATGTTATGTTTGCTATTTTTACCTCTGCCAAGGATGTGCTTACAATTCTATGTGCTTGTTGCAAATTGTGGAAATAGCCTTATAATTCCTACAGTTTTTTTTCACAATGTTGTGTGGGTGGCCGAGGGCATGAAACTCCCACCATTATTGGTTCAAGGAATGGTTGTTTGTGTAACCTTTCTCTTAAAATGAGGTTTTCACTcgcttatatattataatttagtcaTAATTTTAGGTGAGGTGAGATCTCTAACACGTAATATCTCAACTGTAAAGCAGTTGTTAATATCTCCACTCATACCCATAGGTTCAATCACAGATCAGCATCCTTCCTTTTTCAAAAGATTTGTCATCTGGTCCTCACATTCtaatttatacatttaaaatattatattatgtcTGGAAAATAAGTCTGTTCAATTCTATGATAATTAGAAATTTGAtgataattgatttttaaatttcaacaaTTAGGTGTTATTTTAAACCTTAACTATATATGATCAAGagcttttaattttattatagacGTCTTGATATATTTTTGTGAAAATTCTCAATGGATGGGATACCTTCTTACTTGGTTCATAagctaattttgaatttaatatcATCCAAAATCAGGTCAAAGTGGATCATACAGAGAAAAAACCTTCAAAATCATCCAGTCTTTGTATTTCTGGGGAAACATATCAAGCCCCATATGCTCGAGTTTCTTCTATGGAGGATCCTAGTACTAGAAATAGTGAGTATGGTAAAGCAGCACCCACAAGTTTAGAGACTGCAGTAATTGGTGTGGATACTGTTAAAGCACACGTGTCTAACATTGGGAACTCAACACTTGAGAAGATTCCTGAAGCAACTGAGAAGCCTCAGGTAAAGGAGTCATCATCCAAAGGGTTTAGACGACTGCTCAAGTTTGGAAAAAAGAGTCATAGCTCAGCTGCTGAACGCAGCACGGAATCAGATAATGTCAGCATAGATGGTTCTGAGGTAGATGAGATTGGAAACAATGGTTCCTCTAATGAAGGTAATTTGCTCATCATATACTCCCTTTGTTCTTTATTAGCCATTTAAAGGATATACATAATAAAAAGGAAAGGTGTTATATGAGCTTTTTGTGAACAGAACTAAGCTTTGGTTTTGAAGAGTCAAGCAAGATTGTGTCATTATTCCTtgactaattaattaattattcaattaaagTTTCCTCGGACACTACATAATGATCTTCTGTCCACTTCAGTTACCTGTAACATTCAAAAATGAAATTGATTTCTCTAGAACTTTAAGGTATACTTACCCCGCAGTTCACTTAAATAACCTGGATCCTAACGTTCAGGAATGACATTGGTTTCATTAGAACTTCAAAGTGTACATTAGACATGTATAACTGTAATTAAAAAATGTCAATAGCCTACACCATTCAATGATTTACTTGTAACTTTAGATAACTGAGACTGATTTGGCAAAAGTGTATTTTTCCTTACTATATAACCAATGCTTTAGAACAACTAGATCTTATTGGACTTTTGTTCATTTTCATAATTGCCTTTATGTAACAAGTGTCTGAAGAAGTTCACCTATTCAACTTTATTTGACATATATGCACCCAAACTGACCACCATATTTCCACGTCATTTTCAGTTCATACTTTAAAGAACTTGATCTCTCAAGATGAAACACCAAGCACAACTCAACAAAAGTGTAAGCCTCACTGCATCCTTAATGAATCACCAAGCATAACTCAACTTTATTGAATCTACTCTTTCATTTATGCGTGTACCCTCTTTTCTACCTAGTTCATCTTTTTTTGACTGTGGACTTTTGCAAACATATTGTTGTGCAGCTTCTCGTTCTTTTTCTTTGTTATCCCCATTTCGAAGCAAGAACAGTGAAAAAAGATAATGATGGCTTGATAGAGTGTGTGCTGTTAGAAAGATTGATGCAGTGACAAGCTAGATCCTTTACTtgtttcttctcattttttttaagtcTAGCTAGGAAAGAATACTGTGTAATGATTTTCTATGAAATTGGGTTGTTGTATATTTGTGTTTCGCTGTGCATATGCTCAAgcaatttgtatattttattcaTACCTGATTTCATTtgacattatatatatatatatatatatatatatatctggATTAACGAGGATGTTTTCTCTACTGAGTTATATTTCTGAGAGAAAAATATAACTTACAAGATTGTGATTTTTTATAAATCTGATTTATAAAACATAGTTTTATAAAATAGCTTTTACTTGCATTTTTTGAGTTGATAAGAAAGACATGTCTGGACAAACAACGCAGTGCCTTCTCCAATTTAGAAAAACTGGAGTGTTCTGTTTTAAAATCTCACTAatgtttttattgtaattttcttataataaaattaagtttaaaaattaAGAGTTGAGATTTCATTCTATTTTTTGACAAAAATGGAGAATATCCTAGCCCACAATGTTCTGGGAATTATTGTCGTATGAGAGACTGAGATTtacggatttttttttaaaatagtaggTTACATTATTATAAGTAGTATAAATGCATATTTTTAACCaaattaaattactttttctctaaaattaactTACAAGCCATCTATATCCCAATTGAAAATAATCcaaaggcaattgcttcctgtaCCATATTACTGCACTCAATTCTTTGATAAAGACAAAAATACCCTTAAAAAAATgggatatatataaaaaatacattttttccGGAACGAATTttttcaattctggattttCTTATCCAGAatgaacttttaatttttttttctggaactTTATTTTCGAAACGCAATAATCTGgatttatttttttggaaaatattatttttaattgtggatttttttattggaatggaattttaattttttgtttatattttttttttctgaaatacaATAATCTCTTTCCGGTCTACTTTTAcatatgtattattttcaattccagatttcatttacagaaaaaaaaaaaaaaaaaagcattttcagaatttttaaattatgttgggtgcatgtttaaaaataaatgttgggTGCAGAGCTAATCCAAATCCACAATGTTAAAGCTCAGTTTATACcgtggttaacacttagtccaGCTTAAACTTGAAACTTGAAAGATGTATTAGtggcttttttttttaatattattgcaATAACggttatttcataaaaaaaaaagtgagattGGAATGGATCATACTAAAATAAGGGTTAGTTT harbors:
- the LOC137818158 gene encoding COP1-interacting protein 7 produces the protein MNASTRLDSAVFQLTPTRTRFDLVITANGKKEKIASGLLNPFLSHLKAAQNQMEKGGYSIVLEPPEGNSDTSWFTKGTVERFVRFVSTPEILERVHTAESEILQIEEAIVIQGNNSLGISTVEENQMKHVESTEGRKTQQDNNEEKAIVLYKPDAQPPQAKGTTTSSEVNSKVHLLKVLELRKSALQKEQGMAFARAVAAGFDVDYIPPLMSFAECFGASRMKDACTKFIDLWRRKHETGQWLEIEAAETMSNRSDFSALNVSGIIPPNMVSASHTELDSESNGKASSDVPPMDRQPSIGNQDYIQGQFPHMFSPWPIHSPPGALPVFQPCPVQGIPYYQAYPGNSPFVQPNYSPMEDPRLIAGQNNGRRRHSMDSRHSNTESEIMDEVDLERDGAHTGGQRKKDRRSGQKSGMVVIRNINYITKAENSSDSGSHSDSASETNEDKESVKTSKRRESRKESLKKLDSSDRENTEHGKDADGGHWQAFENCLLRDVDDDDRHAIDPDQFDLIKVNDIRKRHIDVNDPLVFTEREMHEGQGSSSLDMHSISKGLTHMPKKSNNDLLLSARTGQSGDGWSGDDVQSLEVNGKRSGYKRAVGGDFITFKQESELSSAYPSSDMETPLGYSSNKLERKLFHDNDDSYILEHRSIEVNDVGNVERKAIDMDSEIPIVRKNEEKSSDEINHISYEPHELSMLPERGAERGSMSYDPAFDYEMQAQAGSILQNKNKEVVTDTKPGSRKMDKEPKSKVTPNNADKRKTGGPIRRGKTSKLSPLDEARARAESLRNYKADLQKMKKEKDQEEIKRLEALKMERQKRIAAKSSSTNTRSPSQLSKKQLPTKLSPSSHKGSKFSDSEPGASSPLQRFPIRAASVGSNDSLKVSKTSRLISRSHLDNNKLSRSVSSLPESKLEKNDSTTDTKASMERIRRLSEPKVSTIRQTSSAKQIGTGTISKAKAADGPESKKISAIVSYDKSKTAALPELKIRTAKASDIPQNRTSVKDKAHKLNDSKSSMTSQGTISKKREIGTSSNGDRDDNPVVEKTVVMLECERPYAPPIHNAEENLEIPEKQYDNDEVTEKAETASNYAAIRALVSPLSMDIVDKETLENQSHLQSISTEVKVDHTEKKPSKSSSLCISGETYQAPYARVSSMEDPSTRNSEYGKAAPTSLETAVIGVDTVKAHVSNIGNSTLEKIPEATEKPQVKESSSKGFRRLLKFGKKSHSSAAERSTESDNVSIDGSEVDEIGNNGSSNEVHTLKNLISQDETPSTTQQKSSRSFSLLSPFRSKNSEKR